From a single Candidatus Saccharibacteria bacterium genomic region:
- a CDS encoding histidine phosphatase family protein, producing the protein MKKIYFMRHGQSEANAAKLVAGGGLDSPLTRLGMEQAAKVGRQLKDKKYS; encoded by the coding sequence ATGAAAAAAATATATTTCATGAGGCATGGGCAAAGTGAAGCAAATGCGGCCAAACTTGTAGCGGGCGGTGGACTGGATAGTCCTTTGACCAGACTAGGAATGGAGCAAGCGGCCAAAGTCGGCCGGCAACTGAAAGACAAAAAATACAGCTGA
- a CDS encoding histidine phosphatase family protein: protein MKRAYHSAVVLANELGYPADKIVLSDFFRERHLGDLTGKPHDEVQLYFDINATPPGGESTEQVYARIIEGLSWLKTLEADRILVVSHGGPGRMLRAIYRDEQHRTINSLASIGNAELLEVDL from the coding sequence ATGAAGCGAGCCTACCATAGTGCAGTGGTTCTGGCTAATGAACTGGGCTATCCCGCAGATAAGATAGTTTTGAGTGATTTTTTCAGAGAGAGGCACTTGGGCGATCTGACGGGAAAGCCTCATGACGAGGTTCAGCTCTACTTTGATATAAATGCCACACCACCCGGTGGTGAAAGTACTGAGCAGGTTTATGCGAGAATTATTGAGGGCTTATCATGGCTAAAGACTCTTGAGGCCGATAGGATTTTGGTTGTTAGCCACGGTGGACCGGGTCGAATGCTGCGAGCAATTTATCGTGACGAGCAACATCGGACAATTAATTCATTAGCATCGATCGGCAACGCCGAGTTGCTGGAGGTAGACTTGTGA